A stretch of Chitinivibrionales bacterium DNA encodes these proteins:
- a CDS encoding fibro-slime domain-containing protein, with protein MRRSFGISAIAVGAVLAWFTIANAQTYPATMTIPVTFFDFHSDGSCPDFNPGCDPGGSRNQLPFLKLVADTLDSDGLPVRGDSLLFSYYVNKWFRPWPQSNYGQGSDFMRPTYGVGGTPAAYGKTATVATYDKDTSYKNIEIDTSLIFTYVANSDGQYQITSANYFPLNGKGFGIDPNTKNWDYFHFNNGLVWNADYINPTTFPNNYSFSMHLNRKFILRAGLTFNFKGDDDVWVFINGHLVLDLGGMHNNTTGGFNLDNWFAPLHLQLGQPATIDVFYCERQATGSNIQITTNLLNVPYIDLTVTPKQDTISAGDSIVMHGHVVDELGLINTHSDTAMKWRIEDAITHQTTGFREYLNKSYPPYTDSLNVFHAVDAYHWYNIIVWVDQVLGLGVLADTIHVFIRPSTANHLVIEASPNQSASPNADAPLGTITIPGNVLHDSVYAVLRDRFGNFVGPAASLSPWTYDPAYVTATTVNAPLGEGDIMRNTSNNGTTTVTAHQGSMSGSVQVILSNVSYSKVIITGSKTATTDIGSISLRTDQSTTLWAKALRADGSGIWDTVQAQWGASPYLKFSVPPPYGFSWGFQPDTAASGKIFISMGSLRDTISAVFSVGLPASMALYPNSGAPGQGGNNVYGPSANATAGQPFPLYAKIFSSNSEWLSANEGAGVSGFTWTLTDAQGNPTTAGAITSNGSIASFTGTVSGKAVKVTATYGAMSKSILIAILPGAAAKLVIEPDATGGSAYPNDPTGAHRAGTVTILGTSTSISVYAVLRDQYGNFAGFSDPTTWTSRDPTTVRDSAGNAAIGEGVCIRNAASGQTYIVAQDGTNPSLHDSVLVVLSSISYTALRIVVRDSTKISVLSMTIDQDTTLKVQGLRSDGAGWDYVPAQWLISGTFVNPPGAPGAASSWHVYPQDTGNGWIKVSMGGALPDSVRTQFGPGAPKYIVLYPAAGAPGPGNTAYFDPTYAYSDIAGQAFPVVAKVFDKAGIWLSSYETGTSPVAWSVYEFPSNHATPTGSLSLGAGYSTSFTGQKAQNAVYVIAAFTASGGTFRDSIQVRVAAGAATHLTIEAAWDSTTSPNADNRLGSVPFTTTMLRDTVYAVLRDAFGNFAGRATAASWTSRNTAVATASMINAAMGQGQIVRQAQNAANTYVVAAQGGMSDSVQVILPNVGYSQIQIAVRDSFTIDTLHMRTDQDTTLFARGLRGDGSGIWDAVLVQWSASAGLAFNNTPPSNTKWSFMPTTATSGKIYITLGALGDSIVVLFDKGLPKAMALYPAAGQPNTVGNAAYAPAVNAVAGTPLPLFAKLFSQSGEWLNSYERSDAPITWTVRELSGGTNSGSLDKSTGSSANFTGVKAYQTVLVTATFMQNGMVIMDSVAITIQPGAAARLVIEPDATAPTAYPYDPTGVHRAGQVTIAGTAQNLSVFAVLRDNLGNFVAFSNPTAWTSRDAATVGVSAGNAAQGEGVLHRNVQTGQAWVVAQGQGFTDSVLVILSTVYYTALRIVVRDSTKITNVLMSIDQDTVIKVQGLRSDGGGWENTAAAWTVSGSLGGAVALPGTAVSWQIVPSDSGSGWVKASLASATPDSILLQITPGAPRTVVLYPLDGPPGGANTPYPGPSFVLADSAGRGMQLVAKVFDKAGIWLSGYERSTAPVAWTVIELPGNLSLPTGGLSLSAGYKTVYTPTKAGNSVYVVASFSEAGVSCADTVALRVTPGPVQHMVIEASPDSTVSPNADKRLGSVTFTSSMLKDSVYAVLRDQFGNFVSHATAALWLSRDTLVATATGARAALGEGEITRHSISNTSTWVVAAQGSWIDSVQVILSNVTYSQIQIVVRGSVRIDTLQMRTDQDTTLSAIGLRSDGSGIWDDIQATWGNTSGLSFNNVAPPSATSWTFSPVNPATGKIFIVWGSGSQQVSDTVTAIFSYGNPVSMALYPAPGAPDASTNMAYPATVTVAAGTPLPLVAKLFTQGGQWLSGYERSDAPFAWTITELSGATASGTLDKYTGFSATFTGFKAYQTVRVTATFTEGNITLTKAIAVTITPGPSAMLVIEPDTTGRTSSPNAPDRAGQVSIMGTDTTLDVFAVLRDRYGNFVGFSNPTTWLSRDTTQVAAKNGDPALGTGIMVRRTNTGQAIVVAKDGKTPAFTDSVLVILSNVSYTALRIVVGDSTKITSLALAIERDTTLRVQGLRSDGQGWEYVPAGWAITSGLTTVLAPPGAANSWDVSPTDTGSGIIRVRLGSAKPDSIRVQFTTGTARSIVLYPAAGDPANQQPYPGVNQAVIDSAGIALPVYVKVFDKAGNWLASYESASSPVTWSVVEQPANTDVPTGSFTPANGYVTVYVPTRANNTVLLIALFQQNGQSYADTMKVAVVAGRPNHLVLENDPRMEASPHKDNPDTLVQIPSSVKYGFVYAVIRDLYGNYIQASQHTAWTSLDTAVVTVADGQKSQGEGVIARAVSAPRDRAQVIAASLDYPGLRDTTTALVLQYYYVALRIVTGGGPAPITGLVMNTNQDTTLMVQGQRSTDSVWEYVSAKWESSPGLSIVPAAPATAQSWTFSPDKPDTAGGTIRVTLGGDTVTTKPGFITVKFLVGPPVSMELSILTPPAQRIVGDTMVAVVRVMNKDGLVPGTWCGTVTYQNALGRGGASRPAPVVIGDTTVTMGSDLGECFRDGLDTIRFVLYYAPPADQDSLEKITAAMAGLSASSDAFTLHPGALSSIALEDFNGRDLDSVHLDYPNGSKLIIAMGYDRFGNQVGEEASDWTVNGTLHAVDGGTGVARVFYTAGSVKNDESGFIFAADTAPTGMKLLDSVRVTITGPATRLVSAVTQDVNGDGYLDHIVLYFDKNVTWPDSGVSFTFSGTYQDPVTGEKVTYLLTVDSVTSKNGTATDSVFVVSLVEPKSGDPLARYPQTGWTPSITVTGLAGVSPIVNVQAADGAGPVIWAVTKTIGSPGSHTQDKVTVTFSEPIGTDGNNFNTSLLPSGVIRVWEDSVLASGKDTLIEVTTMLNGISSFFRVDSGVSVEFYMTNGNDLTAKYWLSLASDSVGKSLSDRAASGQVNAPAANNRRVEVVVQSLPVKEIKSVPSPTSPTFVRERPGVLNLMYQPRARDWVRQDGAGAVLTFTIVPAANQTITAKLAIFDVIGNLVTSADSSNSTAGIVPPGWVVSSSSTYDFDIYWNCSNSRGMRCAPGVYRTILMLKYTDTVKKTSTYSTLQGTVGIAGGR; from the coding sequence ATGAGAAGAAGTTTTGGAATTTCCGCGATAGCCGTGGGTGCGGTGCTGGCATGGTTCACAATTGCGAATGCGCAAACGTATCCGGCGACGATGACGATACCGGTTACGTTTTTCGATTTTCATTCGGATGGATCATGCCCTGACTTTAATCCCGGGTGCGATCCCGGAGGCTCACGAAATCAACTTCCGTTTCTGAAGCTGGTTGCCGACACACTCGATAGCGATGGTCTGCCGGTGCGCGGAGACTCACTTCTATTCAGCTATTACGTTAACAAATGGTTCCGGCCTTGGCCGCAAAGCAATTATGGACAGGGAAGTGACTTCATGCGGCCGACGTATGGAGTGGGCGGTACTCCGGCGGCCTATGGTAAGACCGCTACGGTGGCAACTTATGATAAAGACACCTCTTACAAAAATATTGAAATAGACACCTCGCTTATCTTCACTTATGTTGCAAATTCTGACGGTCAATATCAAATAACAAGTGCGAATTATTTTCCGCTTAACGGAAAAGGTTTCGGAATTGATCCGAACACAAAGAATTGGGATTACTTTCATTTTAACAACGGTCTGGTGTGGAACGCCGATTATATAAATCCGACAACATTCCCTAACAATTACTCGTTTTCAATGCACCTCAATAGGAAATTTATTCTCAGGGCAGGGCTTACTTTCAATTTCAAGGGTGACGATGACGTTTGGGTATTCATCAATGGACATCTTGTTCTTGACCTCGGCGGAATGCACAACAATACTACAGGCGGTTTCAATCTTGACAATTGGTTTGCGCCTTTGCATCTTCAACTCGGGCAACCAGCTACTATCGATGTTTTCTACTGCGAACGCCAGGCAACGGGCTCCAACATCCAGATTACCACCAACCTCCTCAACGTTCCCTATATCGACCTGACCGTGACGCCGAAGCAAGATACGATTTCCGCGGGTGACTCCATTGTGATGCACGGCCACGTGGTTGACGAGCTCGGCCTCATAAACACCCATTCCGACACCGCAATGAAATGGAGGATAGAGGACGCAATCACCCACCAGACCACGGGCTTCAGGGAATATCTGAACAAAAGCTACCCGCCCTACACGGATTCCCTCAACGTTTTCCACGCGGTTGACGCATACCACTGGTACAACATCATCGTCTGGGTCGACCAGGTGCTCGGTCTCGGTGTGCTTGCCGACACCATTCATGTTTTCATCAGACCCAGCACGGCCAACCATCTCGTGATCGAAGCGAGCCCTAATCAGAGCGCCAGTCCCAACGCGGACGCGCCGCTGGGAACCATAACGATCCCCGGCAATGTCCTACACGACTCGGTCTACGCCGTATTGCGCGACAGGTTCGGAAACTTCGTGGGCCCCGCCGCGTCCCTTTCGCCGTGGACGTACGATCCAGCCTATGTGACCGCCACGACGGTCAACGCGCCGCTGGGCGAGGGCGACATCATGCGGAACACCAGCAACAACGGCACCACCACGGTCACGGCGCATCAGGGTTCAATGTCCGGTTCGGTGCAGGTGATCCTGTCCAATGTGTCGTATTCAAAGGTCATCATCACCGGCAGCAAGACCGCCACCACCGACATCGGTTCCATTTCGCTCCGCACCGACCAGAGCACTACGCTCTGGGCAAAGGCGCTCCGCGCCGACGGCAGCGGCATCTGGGACACGGTGCAGGCGCAATGGGGCGCCAGCCCGTACCTTAAATTCAGCGTGCCCCCGCCGTACGGATTTTCATGGGGCTTTCAGCCTGACACCGCCGCGTCGGGCAAGATTTTTATTTCCATGGGATCGCTGCGCGACACGATCAGCGCGGTTTTCAGCGTTGGCCTTCCCGCGAGCATGGCACTATATCCCAATTCCGGTGCGCCGGGCCAGGGTGGTAATAATGTTTATGGCCCGTCGGCAAACGCAACGGCGGGACAGCCGTTCCCGCTGTATGCCAAGATTTTCTCGAGCAACAGCGAATGGCTGAGCGCCAATGAGGGCGCGGGCGTTTCCGGATTTACCTGGACCTTGACAGATGCGCAGGGTAATCCCACCACGGCGGGAGCGATCACCTCGAACGGGTCCATCGCCTCGTTCACCGGCACGGTTTCCGGCAAGGCGGTGAAGGTGACCGCGACCTACGGCGCCATGAGCAAATCAATCCTGATCGCCATTCTGCCCGGGGCCGCGGCCAAACTCGTGATCGAGCCCGACGCCACGGGCGGCAGCGCGTATCCCAACGACCCGACCGGCGCCCACCGCGCGGGCACCGTCACCATCCTGGGAACTTCCACGAGCATTTCCGTGTACGCGGTGCTGCGCGACCAGTACGGCAACTTTGCCGGGTTTTCCGATCCGACAACTTGGACCAGCAGAGACCCGACCACGGTGCGTGACTCCGCGGGCAATGCGGCGATAGGCGAGGGAGTCTGCATCCGCAACGCCGCATCAGGCCAGACCTACATTGTGGCGCAGGACGGGACAAATCCATCCCTGCACGACAGCGTGCTCGTGGTGCTGAGCAGCATCTCCTACACGGCGCTGCGGATCGTGGTGCGTGATTCCACCAAGATTTCCGTCCTTTCCATGACCATAGACCAGGACACCACGCTCAAGGTGCAGGGCCTGCGCTCGGACGGCGCGGGCTGGGACTACGTGCCGGCGCAATGGTTGATTTCAGGCACATTTGTCAATCCGCCCGGAGCGCCCGGCGCGGCCTCGAGCTGGCACGTGTATCCGCAGGACACCGGCAACGGGTGGATCAAGGTGAGCATGGGCGGCGCGCTCCCCGACTCGGTGCGCACGCAGTTCGGGCCCGGCGCGCCCAAATACATCGTTCTCTATCCGGCCGCGGGCGCGCCCGGACCGGGCAACACCGCGTATTTCGACCCGACGTACGCCTATTCCGACATCGCGGGCCAGGCCTTCCCCGTGGTGGCCAAGGTGTTTGACAAAGCGGGAATCTGGCTCAGCTCTTACGAGACCGGCACCTCGCCCGTCGCGTGGAGCGTGTACGAATTCCCGTCCAACCATGCCACGCCCACCGGGAGCCTGAGCCTCGGCGCGGGGTACAGCACCTCATTTACGGGGCAGAAGGCCCAGAACGCGGTGTACGTGATCGCCGCGTTCACCGCAAGCGGCGGCACGTTCCGCGATTCAATACAGGTGCGCGTGGCGGCCGGAGCGGCCACGCACCTCACCATCGAGGCGGCGTGGGACTCCACGACGAGCCCCAACGCCGACAACCGCCTCGGGTCGGTCCCCTTTACCACCACGATGCTGCGGGACACGGTGTACGCCGTTTTGCGCGACGCGTTCGGTAATTTCGCGGGCCGCGCCACGGCCGCGTCCTGGACAAGCAGGAATACCGCGGTGGCGACGGCCTCCATGATCAACGCGGCCATGGGCCAGGGCCAGATCGTGCGGCAGGCGCAGAACGCCGCGAACACCTACGTGGTGGCGGCGCAGGGGGGCATGAGCGATTCGGTGCAGGTGATACTCCCGAACGTCGGGTATTCGCAGATCCAGATCGCGGTGCGGGACTCGTTTACCATAGACACGCTCCACATGCGCACCGACCAGGACACCACGCTGTTCGCCCGCGGCCTCCGCGGCGACGGCAGCGGCATCTGGGACGCCGTGCTGGTGCAGTGGTCGGCCAGCGCGGGCCTTGCGTTCAACAATACGCCGCCGTCGAACACGAAGTGGTCGTTCATGCCCACCACCGCGACATCGGGGAAAATCTACATCACCCTCGGCGCGCTCGGCGATTCCATCGTTGTCTTATTTGACAAGGGCCTGCCCAAGGCCATGGCGCTGTACCCGGCCGCCGGACAGCCCAACACGGTGGGCAACGCCGCGTACGCGCCCGCGGTGAACGCGGTCGCCGGAACACCGCTGCCGCTCTTCGCGAAGCTGTTCTCCCAGAGCGGCGAGTGGCTCAACTCCTACGAGCGCTCCGACGCGCCCATCACCTGGACGGTGCGCGAGCTGTCGGGCGGGACCAACTCCGGATCGCTTGACAAAAGCACAGGATCGTCCGCGAATTTCACGGGCGTCAAGGCCTACCAGACCGTGCTCGTGACCGCGACTTTCATGCAAAACGGCATGGTCATCATGGACTCGGTCGCAATCACCATCCAGCCCGGCGCGGCGGCGCGGCTCGTGATCGAGCCCGATGCCACGGCGCCCACGGCCTATCCCTACGACCCGACCGGCGTGCACCGCGCCGGCCAGGTGACCATCGCGGGAACGGCGCAGAACCTGTCGGTGTTCGCGGTCCTGCGCGACAACCTCGGCAACTTCGTCGCCTTCTCGAACCCCACCGCCTGGACCTCCCGCGACGCCGCGACCGTGGGCGTTTCGGCGGGCAACGCGGCGCAGGGCGAGGGGGTACTGCACCGCAACGTCCAGACCGGCCAGGCGTGGGTGGTCGCGCAGGGCCAGGGCTTCACCGACAGCGTGCTGGTCATTCTGAGCACCGTGTATTACACCGCGCTGCGCATCGTGGTGCGCGACTCGACGAAGATAACGAATGTGCTTATGTCAATAGACCAGGACACCGTGATCAAGGTGCAGGGCCTGCGCTCCGACGGCGGGGGCTGGGAAAACACGGCCGCCGCGTGGACCGTGTCGGGCAGCCTGGGAGGCGCCGTCGCGCTCCCCGGCACCGCGGTCTCGTGGCAGATCGTGCCGTCCGACTCCGGATCGGGGTGGGTAAAGGCGAGCCTTGCCTCCGCCACGCCCGATTCCATATTGCTGCAGATCACGCCCGGCGCGCCGCGCACCGTGGTGCTCTATCCGCTCGACGGCCCGCCCGGCGGCGCCAACACGCCGTATCCCGGCCCTTCCTTCGTGCTCGCGGACTCCGCGGGCCGCGGCATGCAGCTGGTGGCCAAGGTGTTTGACAAAGCGGGAATATGGCTTTCGGGCTACGAGCGCAGCACCGCGCCGGTCGCCTGGACCGTGATAGAGCTTCCCGGCAACCTCTCGCTGCCCACGGGCGGCCTGAGCCTCAGCGCCGGGTACAAGACCGTGTACACGCCCACCAAGGCGGGGAATTCGGTGTACGTGGTCGCGTCGTTCAGCGAAGCGGGCGTTTCGTGCGCCGACACCGTCGCCTTGCGCGTAACGCCCGGACCGGTGCAGCACATGGTGATCGAGGCCAGCCCTGATTCAACGGTGAGCCCCAACGCCGACAAGCGCCTCGGCTCGGTCACGTTCACCAGCAGCATGCTCAAGGACAGCGTGTACGCCGTGCTGCGCGACCAGTTCGGCAACTTCGTGAGCCACGCCACGGCGGCGTTGTGGCTGAGCCGCGACACGCTCGTCGCCACCGCGACCGGAGCCCGCGCCGCGCTCGGCGAAGGCGAGATAACGCGCCACTCGATCAGCAACACCTCGACCTGGGTCGTCGCCGCGCAGGGGTCCTGGATCGACTCGGTGCAGGTGATCCTCTCCAACGTGACGTATTCGCAGATCCAGATCGTGGTGCGCGGCAGCGTGCGGATCGACACGCTGCAGATGCGCACCGACCAGGACACGACGCTGTCGGCCATCGGCCTGCGGTCGGACGGCAGCGGCATCTGGGACGACATCCAGGCGACGTGGGGGAACACGTCGGGGCTGTCGTTCAACAACGTGGCGCCGCCGAGCGCCACGTCGTGGACGTTCTCGCCCGTAAACCCGGCAACGGGGAAGATCTTCATCGTGTGGGGGAGCGGAAGCCAGCAGGTGAGCGACACCGTCACCGCGATATTCTCCTACGGCAATCCCGTCTCGATGGCGCTGTACCCGGCGCCGGGCGCGCCGGACGCCAGCACGAACATGGCGTATCCCGCCACCGTCACGGTGGCCGCGGGCACGCCGCTGCCGCTTGTGGCCAAGCTCTTCACGCAGGGCGGGCAGTGGCTCTCCGGCTACGAGCGTTCCGACGCGCCGTTTGCCTGGACCATCACCGAGCTTTCGGGCGCCACCGCGTCGGGCACGCTTGACAAATACACCGGGTTCTCGGCGACGTTCACCGGGTTCAAGGCCTACCAGACGGTGCGGGTGACGGCCACATTTACAGAAGGGAACATCACCCTCACGAAGGCGATCGCCGTCACCATCACGCCCGGCCCCTCCGCCATGCTCGTGATCGAGCCCGACACCACGGGCAGGACCTCGTCGCCCAACGCGCCGGATCGCGCTGGCCAGGTCTCCATCATGGGCACCGACACCACGCTGGACGTGTTCGCGGTGCTGCGCGACCGGTACGGCAACTTCGTCGGCTTCTCCAATCCCACGACATGGCTGAGCCGCGACACCACGCAGGTGGCGGCAAAAAACGGCGATCCCGCCTTGGGCACGGGCATCATGGTGCGCAGGACCAATACGGGCCAGGCAATCGTGGTCGCCAAAGACGGCAAGACCCCGGCCTTCACCGACAGCGTGCTCGTGATTCTCTCCAACGTCAGCTACACGGCGCTGCGCATCGTGGTGGGCGACTCGACCAAGATTACGTCGCTCGCGCTGGCGATCGAACGCGACACTACCCTGCGCGTGCAGGGGCTGCGCTCCGACGGCCAGGGCTGGGAATACGTGCCGGCCGGCTGGGCCATCACAAGCGGGCTCACCACCGTGCTCGCGCCGCCCGGCGCCGCCAACAGCTGGGACGTGTCGCCCACCGACACGGGCAGCGGCATCATCAGGGTGAGGCTCGGCTCGGCAAAGCCGGATTCGATACGGGTGCAGTTCACCACGGGCACGGCGCGGTCCATCGTGCTGTATCCCGCCGCCGGCGATCCCGCAAACCAGCAGCCGTATCCGGGCGTGAACCAGGCCGTGATCGATTCGGCGGGCATCGCCCTGCCGGTGTACGTCAAGGTGTTTGACAAAGCGGGAAACTGGCTCGCGTCGTACGAATCGGCGTCATCGCCGGTCACCTGGTCCGTCGTCGAGCAGCCGGCCAACACCGACGTTCCCACGGGCAGCTTTACTCCCGCGAACGGCTACGTCACCGTGTACGTGCCCACGCGGGCGAACAACACGGTCCTGCTCATCGCCCTGTTCCAGCAGAACGGCCAGTCGTATGCCGACACCATGAAGGTGGCCGTGGTGGCCGGAAGGCCCAACCATCTCGTGCTGGAGAACGATCCGCGCATGGAGGCGAGCCCGCACAAGGACAATCCGGACACGCTCGTGCAGATCCCGAGCTCGGTGAAATACGGGTTCGTGTACGCCGTGATCCGCGACCTGTACGGGAACTACATCCAGGCGTCGCAGCATACCGCGTGGACCAGCCTCGACACCGCGGTGGTGACCGTGGCCGACGGCCAGAAGAGCCAGGGCGAGGGCGTGATCGCGCGCGCCGTGTCCGCGCCGCGGGACCGCGCCCAGGTGATCGCCGCGAGCCTCGACTATCCGGGACTGCGCGACACCACCACGGCCCTCGTGCTGCAGTACTACTACGTGGCATTGCGGATCGTGACCGGCGGCGGGCCGGCGCCCATCACGGGCCTTGTCATGAACACGAACCAGGACACCACGCTGATGGTGCAGGGACAGCGGTCAACGGATTCGGTGTGGGAATACGTGTCGGCGAAATGGGAAAGCTCGCCCGGCCTGAGCATCGTGCCGGCCGCGCCGGCCACCGCCCAGAGCTGGACATTCTCTCCTGACAAGCCCGACACCGCGGGCGGCACCATACGGGTGACGCTCGGCGGCGACACCGTCACCACGAAGCCCGGTTTCATCACGGTGAAGTTCCTGGTCGGGCCGCCCGTGTCCATGGAGCTTTCGATCCTCACGCCGCCGGCGCAGCGCATCGTGGGCGACACCATGGTCGCCGTGGTGCGTGTCATGAACAAGGACGGCCTCGTGCCCGGGACGTGGTGCGGCACCGTGACCTATCAGAACGCGCTGGGCAGGGGCGGCGCCTCGCGCCCGGCGCCCGTCGTCATCGGCGACACCACGGTGACCATGGGATCGGACCTCGGGGAATGCTTCCGGGACGGACTTGACACAATAAGATTCGTGCTGTACTACGCCCCGCCGGCGGACCAGGACAGCCTGGAAAAGATCACGGCCGCCATGGCCGGCCTGAGCGCCTCGTCGGACGCCTTCACCCTGCACCCCGGAGCGCTGTCCAGCATCGCGCTCGAGGACTTCAACGGCAGGGACCTCGACTCGGTCCATCTGGATTATCCCAACGGCTCAAAGCTCATCATCGCGATGGGGTACGACCGTTTCGGCAACCAGGTGGGCGAGGAGGCCAGCGACTGGACGGTCAACGGCACGCTGCACGCCGTCGACGGCGGCACCGGCGTGGCGCGCGTGTTCTACACCGCCGGCAGCGTGAAGAACGACGAGAGCGGCTTCATCTTCGCGGCCGACACGGCGCCGACCGGGATGAAGCTGCTTGACAGCGTGCGCGTCACCATCACGGGCCCGGCCACGCGCCTCGTCAGCGCTGTGACGCAGGACGTCAACGGCGACGGCTACCTCGACCACATCGTTTTGTATTTTGACAAGAACGTCACCTGGCCCGACTCCGGCGTGTCCTTCACGTTCTCCGGGACCTATCAGGACCCGGTGACCGGCGAGAAGGTGACGTATTTGCTCACCGTCGACAGCGTGACGTCGAAAAACGGGACCGCGACCGATTCGGTGTTCGTGGTGAGCCTGGTGGAGCCGAAGAGCGGCGACCCGCTCGCCCGGTACCCGCAGACCGGCTGGACGCCGTCGATCACCGTCACCGGGCTCGCCGGCGTTTCGCCCATTGTCAACGTGCAGGCGGCCGACGGCGCGGGCCCGGTGATCTGGGCGGTGACCAAGACCATCGGCAGCCCCGGCTCGCACACGCAGGACAAGGTGACCGTGACGTTCTCAGAGCCCATCGGCACCGACGGCAACAATTTCAACACCAGCCTCCTGCCCTCGGGCGTGATCCGGGTGTGGGAGGACTCGGTGCTCGCCAGCGGCAAGGACACGCTCATCGAGGTAACCACCATGCTCAACGGGATATCCAGTTTCTTCCGCGTCGATTCGGGCGTCTCGGTGGAGTTCTACATGACAAACGGCAATGACCTCACCGCCAAGTACTGGCTGAGCCTCGCCTCCGATTCCGTGGGCAAGAGCCTGTCGGACCGGGCCGCGAGCGGCCAGGTGAACGCGCCCGCCGCGAACAACCGGCGCGTTGAAGTGGTGGTGCAAAGCCTGCCGGTCAAAGAGATCAAGAGCGTGCCGAGCCCGACGTCGCCCACGTTCGTCCGCGAGCGGCCCGGCGTGCTCAACCTCATGTACCAGCCGCGCGCCCGGGACTGGGTGCGCCAGGACGGCGCCGGCGCGGTGCTCACGTTCACCATTGTTCCGGCGGCGAACCAGACCATCACCGCGAAGCTCGCCATCTTCGACGTGATCGGGAACCTGGTGACGTCGGCGGACAGCTCGAATTCGACCGCCGGGATCGTACCGCCCGGGTGGGTGGTGTCGTCGTCGAGCACTTACGACTTCGACATTTACTGGAACTGCTCCAACAGCCGCGGCATGAGATGCGCGCCCGGCGTGTACCGCACCATCCTGATGCTCAAGTACACGGATACCGTGAAAAAGACATCTACGTATTCCACGCTCCAGGGCACGGTGGGGATAGCGGGGGGGAGGTAA